A stretch of the Thunnus thynnus chromosome 7, fThuThy2.1, whole genome shotgun sequence genome encodes the following:
- the tirap gene encoding toll/interleukin-1 receptor domain-containing adapter protein isoform X2: MILERRDKHDNAVNNMLGWFQKLLKSRESSSTCEQETKVTKNSLTSVSSLSSSFTSSSCSSSSSPGTTPSKPPQLQSALSSSLRWSLKYDVLVCHSLEPSDTEQAVRLVSFLEASPRSLRCFLLHRDICPGGAFSTELCEAVQNSHLRALLITPNFLQDDWCMYVMNQALAEGQMFNRILPLVHNLPHSLYPQELKFYFYIDLSKNPDRCYTLVNKTVLKYLQDMVKNEKTLDCNMDSSSSGLSGETS, encoded by the exons ATGATCTTGGAGAGGCGTGACAAACATGACAATGCCGTTAACAACATGCTTG gCTGGTTCCAAAAACTCTTGAAATCAAGAGAATCATCATCAACATGTGAACAAGAAACCAAAGTGACAAAAAATTCATTGACTTCTGTTAGCAGTTTATCATCTTCATTTACATCATCATCCtgttcttcatcatcatcaccaggGACAACCCCCTCTAAACCACCACAGCTACAGTCTGCTCTGAGCTCATCGCTGCGATGGAGTCTAAAATATGATGTGTTAGTGTGCCACAGTTTAGAGCCCAGTGACACTGAACAGGCTGTACGCCTGGTCTCTTTCCTGGAGGCCTCGCCCCGCAGCCTTCGGTGCTTTCTTTTGCACAGGGACATCTGTCCAGGAGGTGCATTTTCCACAGAATTATGTGAGGCTGTACAGAACAGCCACTTGAGGGCTCTGCTTATCACTCCTAACTTCCTGCAGGATGATTGGTGCATGTATGTGATGAACCAGGCTCTGGCAGAAGGGCAAATGTTCAATCGCATACTTCCGCTGGTTCACAACTTGCCACACTCTCTGTACCCTCAGGAACTGAAGTTTTATTTCTACATCGACCTGAGCAAGAATCCTGACCGATGTTATACTCTTGTCAACAAAACTGTGCTCAAGT ACCTGCAAGACATGGTTAAAAATGAGAAGACACTTGATTGCAACATGGACAGCTCTAGCAGTGGATTAAGTGGGGAGACCAGCTAA
- the tirap gene encoding toll/interleukin-1 receptor domain-containing adapter protein isoform X1 yields the protein MNFAHALSDDTACQLDVSTTPPANMGWFQKLLKSRESSSTCEQETKVTKNSLTSVSSLSSSFTSSSCSSSSSPGTTPSKPPQLQSALSSSLRWSLKYDVLVCHSLEPSDTEQAVRLVSFLEASPRSLRCFLLHRDICPGGAFSTELCEAVQNSHLRALLITPNFLQDDWCMYVMNQALAEGQMFNRILPLVHNLPHSLYPQELKFYFYIDLSKNPDRCYTLVNKTVLKYLQDMVKNEKTLDCNMDSSSSGLSGETS from the exons atgaattttgcGCATGCGTTGTCTGATGACACAGCCTGCCAACTTGACGTCAGCACAACTCCCCCAGCCAACATGG gCTGGTTCCAAAAACTCTTGAAATCAAGAGAATCATCATCAACATGTGAACAAGAAACCAAAGTGACAAAAAATTCATTGACTTCTGTTAGCAGTTTATCATCTTCATTTACATCATCATCCtgttcttcatcatcatcaccaggGACAACCCCCTCTAAACCACCACAGCTACAGTCTGCTCTGAGCTCATCGCTGCGATGGAGTCTAAAATATGATGTGTTAGTGTGCCACAGTTTAGAGCCCAGTGACACTGAACAGGCTGTACGCCTGGTCTCTTTCCTGGAGGCCTCGCCCCGCAGCCTTCGGTGCTTTCTTTTGCACAGGGACATCTGTCCAGGAGGTGCATTTTCCACAGAATTATGTGAGGCTGTACAGAACAGCCACTTGAGGGCTCTGCTTATCACTCCTAACTTCCTGCAGGATGATTGGTGCATGTATGTGATGAACCAGGCTCTGGCAGAAGGGCAAATGTTCAATCGCATACTTCCGCTGGTTCACAACTTGCCACACTCTCTGTACCCTCAGGAACTGAAGTTTTATTTCTACATCGACCTGAGCAAGAATCCTGACCGATGTTATACTCTTGTCAACAAAACTGTGCTCAAGT ACCTGCAAGACATGGTTAAAAATGAGAAGACACTTGATTGCAACATGGACAGCTCTAGCAGTGGATTAAGTGGGGAGACCAGCTAA